A genomic window from Synechococcus sp. CBW1107 includes:
- a CDS encoding ferredoxin-thioredoxin reductase variable chain yields the protein MKPGEQVKVCQSVVVYTHPEHRGKAFDLLGQRGEVLQVLDDWKGKPISPTLPVIVAFGRFRAHFRSDELEAVG from the coding sequence ATGAAGCCCGGAGAACAGGTCAAGGTCTGCCAGAGCGTGGTCGTCTACACCCACCCGGAGCACCGCGGCAAGGCCTTCGATCTTCTCGGACAACGGGGTGAAGTGCTGCAGGTCCTGGACGACTGGAAGGGCAAGCCGATCAGCCCAACCCTGCCGGTGATCGTGGCATTCGGACGTTTCCGGGCCCACTTCCGCTCCGACGAACTCGAAGCCGTGGGCTGA
- a CDS encoding DUF1818 family protein — MPPSGYSAEAEGWRLVWDPSRTPFPVLIGGSDWAVELTSEEASSLRAGLLRLLDQLEAISDQLMDDELISLELESGGWWLGLDGDPGHWHLRCILFPAPGLRGWEGTWAPGAGLELTRALEPLPL, encoded by the coding sequence TTGCCCCCCAGTGGGTACAGCGCTGAAGCGGAAGGATGGCGCCTGGTCTGGGATCCGTCCAGGACCCCGTTTCCTGTGCTCATCGGCGGATCCGACTGGGCGGTTGAGCTCACCTCGGAGGAAGCGAGCAGCCTGCGCGCCGGCCTCCTCCGGCTGCTGGACCAGCTCGAGGCCATCTCCGATCAGCTGATGGACGACGAATTGATCAGTCTCGAGCTGGAGAGCGGCGGCTGGTGGCTGGGCCTGGATGGCGACCCGGGCCACTGGCACCTGCGCTGCATTCTGTTCCCTGCTCCAGGACTGAGGGGATGGGAGGGCACCTGGGCCCCGGGTGCTGGCCTTGAGCTGACTCGGGCCCTGGAGCCCTTGCCCCTGTGA
- a CDS encoding EVE domain-containing protein — protein sequence MAYWLMKSEPDVYGIDHLEREGSTLWDGIRNYQARNFMRSMAIGDQAFFYHSNTKPPGIIGLMEVIETGLIDPSQFDPTSKYFDSASTREAPRWDCVRLAYRRTYPQLLSLEELRSSFSEQELAVVRRGNRLSILPVPETTALRLLELLDPGR from the coding sequence ATGGCTTACTGGTTGATGAAAAGTGAGCCGGACGTGTATGGCATCGACCATCTCGAACGCGAGGGCAGCACCCTCTGGGATGGCATCCGCAACTACCAGGCGCGCAATTTCATGCGCAGCATGGCGATCGGTGATCAGGCTTTTTTCTATCACTCCAACACCAAGCCCCCTGGCATCATCGGCCTGATGGAGGTGATTGAAACAGGGCTGATTGATCCCAGCCAGTTCGATCCGACCTCGAAATACTTCGATTCAGCGTCAACTCGCGAAGCTCCACGCTGGGACTGCGTCCGCCTGGCCTACCGGCGCACCTATCCCCAGCTTCTCAGCCTGGAAGAGTTGCGCAGCAGCTTCAGTGAGCAGGAACTGGCCGTGGTGCGCCGGGGCAATCGCCTGTCGATCCTGCCGGTCCCCGAGACCACGGCCCTGCGCCTGCTGGAGCTGCTGGATCCCGGCCGATGA
- a CDS encoding DUF2811 domain-containing protein has translation MTASVVGVAQAAQAEPETGVVSFRADVPEALLNSMAHFIDAHPNWDQYRLIQAALAGFLVQNGVQSRAVTRCYVANMFQRTTEGRSDQVAPARPPRSSLPTISR, from the coding sequence ATGACCGCTTCCGTCGTTGGGGTTGCCCAGGCTGCGCAGGCTGAGCCCGAAACCGGTGTGGTGAGTTTCCGGGCCGATGTTCCCGAGGCTCTGCTCAACTCGATGGCTCACTTCATCGATGCCCACCCCAACTGGGATCAGTACCGCCTGATCCAGGCGGCTCTGGCGGGCTTTCTCGTGCAGAACGGGGTTCAGAGCCGGGCCGTCACCCGCTGCTACGTGGCCAACATGTTCCAGCGGACGACAGAGGGGAGATCCGATCAGGTGGCGCCTGCCAGGCCTCCCCGGTCTTCGCTGCCGACGATCTCCCGGTAG
- a CDS encoding Hsp70 family protein has translation MAVTGTLAIDLGSSTTVLAFQPSAGGAPELLAIPPFSSEDPCVVPSLIWLASPRSDQPLIGRQVLDAGLAASGGEGLCRDFKRRIGAFAGEPGPATAHAGSSGEPLTPEQAGSLLITRLWQALPTGVVPTRLVLTAPIEGYRGYRQWLQQVSSQIPVEEVALVDEPTAAAIGAGLPAGSRVLVVDLGGGTIDLSLVALQGGEGRAAPIAQLLRFGGRELDGGRQALRCAEVIGKAGAALGGRDIDRWIAASLAPDLGEDPGLLEISERLKCGLSEAEEMTGIWSSAEADSRALRLDRTQLDRLLRERGLLQLLDGLLERVLAAARAKGLDRDQIDAVLPVGGTSRLPTIRDWLADRCGSIPLRDQRPVEAVALGALALTPGVRLKDVLARGVSLRCWDRRGGEHRWHPLFLAGQSWPTDQPLEMVLSCSRDGQSRLELVLGEPVEEERSEVVFIDGLPQVRRRPAGEARIEPWSVQPAPLTLDPPGSCGTDRLRLRFSIDAEGQLLLESEDLIVGTLTAPRVLGPVR, from the coding sequence ATGGCCGTGACCGGCACCCTGGCGATCGACCTGGGCAGCAGCACCACGGTGCTGGCCTTTCAGCCCAGCGCAGGCGGTGCACCGGAGCTGCTCGCCATTCCACCCTTCAGCAGCGAAGATCCCTGTGTGGTCCCCAGCCTGATCTGGCTCGCCAGCCCCCGGAGCGATCAGCCCCTGATCGGCCGCCAGGTGCTGGATGCGGGCCTGGCCGCCAGCGGCGGCGAAGGCCTCTGCCGCGACTTCAAACGCAGGATCGGCGCCTTCGCAGGCGAGCCCGGCCCGGCGACGGCTCACGCGGGCTCCAGCGGCGAACCGCTCACACCGGAGCAGGCCGGCAGCCTGCTGATCACCCGGCTGTGGCAGGCCCTTCCCACGGGAGTGGTGCCCACCCGACTCGTACTCACCGCCCCGATCGAGGGCTACCGGGGTTACCGGCAGTGGCTGCAGCAGGTCAGCAGCCAGATTCCCGTGGAGGAAGTGGCCCTGGTGGATGAACCCACCGCAGCCGCCATCGGGGCGGGCTTGCCTGCGGGAAGCCGGGTGCTGGTGGTGGATCTGGGCGGCGGCACGATCGATCTCTCGCTCGTGGCCCTCCAGGGCGGTGAGGGCCGGGCGGCACCGATTGCCCAGTTGCTGCGTTTCGGTGGCCGGGAGCTCGATGGGGGGCGACAGGCCCTGCGCTGCGCCGAGGTGATCGGCAAGGCCGGCGCCGCCCTCGGGGGGCGGGACATCGACCGCTGGATCGCGGCGAGCCTCGCCCCTGACCTTGGAGAAGACCCCGGCCTGCTGGAGATCAGCGAGCGGCTCAAGTGCGGCCTGAGCGAGGCCGAGGAGATGACAGGCATCTGGAGCTCGGCAGAGGCCGACAGCCGAGCTCTGCGCCTCGATCGCACCCAGCTTGACCGGCTGCTGCGTGAACGGGGGCTGCTGCAGTTGCTCGACGGCCTGCTGGAGCGGGTGCTGGCAGCGGCACGCGCGAAGGGACTGGACCGCGATCAGATCGATGCCGTCCTGCCGGTGGGGGGCACCAGCCGTCTGCCCACGATCCGCGACTGGCTGGCGGACCGCTGCGGCTCCATCCCTCTGCGCGACCAGCGGCCGGTGGAAGCGGTGGCCCTCGGGGCCCTCGCCCTCACGCCCGGAGTGCGGCTCAAGGACGTGCTGGCCCGGGGAGTATCGCTGCGCTGCTGGGATCGGCGCGGAGGGGAGCACCGCTGGCACCCGCTCTTCCTGGCTGGCCAGAGCTGGCCCACAGACCAGCCCCTGGAGATGGTGCTCAGCTGCAGCCGCGATGGGCAGAGCCGCCTGGAGCTGGTGCTCGGCGAGCCGGTCGAGGAGGAACGCAGCGAGGTGGTCTTCATCGACGGCCTTCCCCAGGTGCGGCGCCGGCCCGCTGGCGAAGCCAGAATCGAGCCCTGGAGCGTTCAGCCAGCCCCTCTGACCCTCGACCCCCCCGGCAGCTGCGGCACCGACCGCCTGCGACTCCGCTTCAGCATCGACGCCGAAGGGCAGTTGCTGCTCGAAAGTGAAGACCTGATCGTCGGCACGCTCACAGCCCCCAGGGTGCTCGGTCCGGTGCGCTGA
- a CDS encoding DNA-directed RNA polymerase subunit omega yields MYTGPTVHPKELAQRAESLIGQSSNRYLTTVRIAFRAKQRRFDDFDGLLEDSMVKPVQRAIVELSDEQDQPDLLPG; encoded by the coding sequence ATGTACACCGGTCCGACTGTTCATCCCAAGGAACTGGCCCAGCGGGCTGAAAGTCTGATCGGTCAGTCGAGCAATCGTTACCTCACGACCGTTCGCATCGCCTTCCGGGCCAAGCAGCGCCGCTTCGATGATTTTGATGGCCTGCTCGAAGACTCGATGGTGAAGCCCGTGCAGCGGGCGATCGTTGAGCTCAGCGACGAGCAGGATCAGCCCGACCTGCTGCCCGGCTGA
- the pyrR gene encoding bifunctional pyr operon transcriptional regulator/uracil phosphoribosyltransferase PyrR: MNTSTAPSPDQRRVEILSADDLARTVRRLASQVLEGVVDSHQLLLLGIPTRGVALARVLAQQLEELCGHPIDQGSLDPTFHRDDLERVGTRLVEATHLPSDIEGRQLVLVDDVIFTGRTVRAALDALHTWGRPDQVRLLVMVDRGHRELPIQPDFCGRLVPTSRHESIQLCLRQTDGEDGVFLIRAG; the protein is encoded by the coding sequence GTGAACACCTCCACGGCGCCGTCACCGGATCAGCGGCGGGTCGAGATCCTCTCTGCCGACGATCTCGCCCGCACGGTGCGTCGTCTTGCTTCCCAGGTGCTCGAAGGAGTGGTCGACAGCCACCAGTTGCTGCTGCTGGGCATCCCGACCCGTGGGGTCGCCCTGGCGCGGGTCCTGGCCCAGCAGCTTGAGGAGCTCTGTGGTCACCCGATCGACCAGGGCAGCCTCGATCCCACCTTCCACCGTGATGACCTGGAGCGGGTCGGCACCCGCCTGGTGGAAGCCACCCACCTGCCCTCCGACATCGAAGGGCGGCAGCTCGTGCTGGTGGATGACGTGATCTTCACCGGCCGCACGGTGCGTGCGGCTCTGGATGCCCTGCACACCTGGGGGCGTCCCGATCAGGTGCGGCTGCTGGTGATGGTCGACCGTGGCCACCGGGAACTGCCGATTCAGCCCGATTTCTGTGGCCGTCTGGTGCCCACCAGTCGCCATGAGTCGATCCAGCTCTGCCTGCGCCAGACCGATGGTGAAGACGGAGTGTTCCTGATTCGTGCCGGTTGA